The following proteins are co-located in the Flectobacillus major DSM 103 genome:
- a CDS encoding S8 family serine peptidase, with protein MSKLLHPRISFCFVLMFFLQLQTSIGQKVNPKYLDGEVYVKIKSTSAKFVQNATSSAVNVASELPFLSKIVTNNVNIEAIRPFYYNRTSSLQNVYRIKIGDPTQLNSYMQEIAKSSDVEYCEKVSYNQIIYTPNDPLNSSQWHLNTIKAYEAWDLSRGGVDIVVAVVDNAIQTNHIDLADNMVQGRDIADNDDNTNPINTNFSHGTHVAGIVGAVTNNSKGIASLGVNHIKIMPVKVTGDNQFYNGIYYGYEGIAWAAANGAKVINMSWGGGGYSLTEQQVINEAAARGCILVAAAGNDSVESLHYPSAYDNVIAVASTTSTEELSYFSNYGSWVDISAPGSSIYSTIPFDTYEYYSGTSMASPLTASLVAYIWSNNPLLTPAQVEARLKSSADNIDAQNPSKIGKLGAGRINAKRAIECPEGNFTVSISPTGNQIICSGQSLQLAASATTTGVNYQWQKNDVNIPGATQATYNPTSKGNYSVLGTKGTCSFAANYTVIDVFPSTISITSSNGISFCNGDSTVLSVPNIVGVTYQWKKNGQNIGINASRLVAKETGSYTLTATSSCGSITSAALSINVSSFTVTLAAISPQTTICSGDSVILNVTSSTTGVSYQWFKGASSIVNSSARYVTRTSGSYKVIGTKGNCSVSSNNIYVDVVAYSTPAPRVTSRRICFGQTIAPGQGLIAEGDSAVGDLLRTFTYNGPTIGYDDNAKSGNDPSVNVTDGTVISKITISVTWEKKDQGNQNTCGLSHGGGTPFNSEAQFKLRSPNGTVITLVPSGRYGGGYAGVITTVFDDDSSAIRNGDQPRSGSFKPEQLLSTFNGQNAQGTWTLLPADIVGADPLCVSGFSITIKTGIRQLPTITWFADSTTTTVLAQGREYIPTVSASGVYKYYVTATVMGACSSPRIPVSFTIGTSNIPAPTLVAFPVSLTQATSIENEQKKDIRVGLIIKEGKYFISNNTTEIYISDRPPLVNPITVCPGESILLLATNCASGLVTWSDGLAGAGRIVTAQQALSFTAICRESADGCSSTVSSVQNILMNNTNVSLTTALPNNQKQTFRGNNVVSNKGISTVNTDIQFTGSQYIELRDGFSSVQDFKAQIGGCPTANVQNSDK; from the coding sequence ATGTCTAAACTTTTACATCCTAGAATTTCTTTCTGTTTTGTACTAATGTTTTTTTTACAGTTACAAACATCTATCGGCCAGAAAGTGAATCCTAAGTATCTTGACGGAGAGGTCTATGTCAAAATTAAATCCACCAGTGCCAAATTTGTTCAAAATGCCACCAGTTCTGCGGTAAATGTTGCCTCTGAACTACCTTTTCTTAGTAAGATTGTTACAAATAATGTCAATATCGAAGCAATAAGGCCTTTTTACTACAATAGGACATCAAGCTTACAGAATGTATATCGAATAAAAATCGGTGATCCTACTCAGCTCAATAGCTATATGCAAGAAATTGCTAAATCATCGGATGTAGAATATTGCGAAAAAGTTTCCTACAATCAAATAATTTATACTCCCAACGACCCTCTTAATAGCTCTCAGTGGCACTTAAATACTATTAAGGCTTATGAGGCATGGGATTTGTCGAGAGGTGGTGTAGATATTGTTGTAGCTGTAGTAGACAATGCTATTCAGACCAACCATATCGACCTAGCTGACAATATGGTACAAGGCCGAGACATCGCCGACAATGATGATAACACCAATCCTATTAATACCAATTTTAGTCATGGTACACACGTTGCGGGGATTGTGGGGGCTGTCACCAACAACAGCAAAGGAATTGCGTCGTTGGGAGTTAACCATATCAAGATAATGCCTGTAAAAGTGACAGGCGATAACCAATTCTATAACGGTATTTATTACGGTTATGAGGGTATTGCATGGGCTGCTGCCAATGGTGCCAAAGTTATCAATATGTCTTGGGGTGGTGGTGGCTATTCGTTGACCGAACAGCAGGTTATCAACGAAGCCGCAGCCCGAGGTTGTATTCTTGTAGCAGCGGCAGGTAATGACTCTGTAGAAAGCCTACACTACCCGTCGGCTTATGATAATGTTATTGCAGTAGCCAGTACTACCAGTACCGAAGAACTAAGCTACTTTTCAAACTATGGTTCATGGGTAGATATTTCGGCACCGGGAAGTAGTATTTATAGTACAATTCCTTTCGATACTTATGAGTATTATAGTGGTACATCTATGGCATCGCCTCTTACAGCGAGTTTGGTAGCTTACATTTGGTCTAACAACCCCTTGCTAACACCTGCACAAGTAGAAGCTCGCTTGAAAAGTTCGGCCGATAATATTGATGCTCAAAACCCAAGTAAAATAGGGAAGCTCGGTGCAGGTAGAATCAATGCCAAAAGAGCTATTGAATGCCCCGAAGGTAATTTTACCGTAAGTATTTCACCTACTGGCAACCAAATAATATGCTCTGGGCAAAGCTTACAACTAGCTGCTAGTGCCACAACAACAGGCGTAAATTATCAATGGCAAAAAAATGATGTTAATATTCCAGGAGCAACACAAGCTACCTACAATCCTACGTCTAAAGGTAATTATTCAGTATTAGGTACTAAAGGTACTTGTTCTTTTGCGGCCAATTATACAGTTATTGATGTTTTTCCTAGTACTATTAGTATTACATCAAGCAATGGAATAAGCTTTTGTAATGGCGATTCTACGGTTTTGAGTGTTCCTAATATTGTGGGAGTTACCTATCAATGGAAAAAGAATGGACAAAATATCGGGATAAACGCTAGTAGATTGGTAGCCAAAGAAACTGGTAGCTATACACTTACGGCTACAAGCTCGTGTGGTAGTATTACCTCGGCTGCTTTGTCGATCAATGTTTCTAGTTTTACGGTTACTCTAGCTGCCATTTCGCCGCAAACTACCATTTGTTCGGGTGATTCAGTGATTTTGAATGTAACATCATCTACAACAGGTGTGAGCTATCAGTGGTTCAAAGGGGCATCGTCTATCGTAAACTCTTCGGCAAGGTATGTTACTAGAACCTCGGGCAGCTATAAGGTTATTGGTACAAAAGGCAATTGTAGTGTTAGCTCAAATAACATATATGTAGATGTTGTAGCTTACAGTACCCCAGCCCCACGTGTAACATCAAGAAGAATTTGTTTTGGACAAACTATTGCCCCCGGACAAGGATTAATTGCTGAAGGCGATTCTGCCGTTGGAGATTTACTCCGAACATTTACTTACAATGGGCCTACCATAGGTTATGATGATAATGCAAAATCAGGAAATGACCCTTCTGTAAATGTAACTGATGGAACTGTTATTAGTAAAATTACCATATCTGTTACTTGGGAAAAGAAAGACCAAGGAAACCAAAATACGTGTGGACTTTCGCACGGTGGCGGCACGCCTTTCAATAGCGAAGCTCAATTTAAGCTTCGTTCTCCAAATGGTACTGTTATTACACTTGTACCTTCTGGGCGATATGGCGGTGGCTATGCTGGCGTGATAACAACCGTTTTTGATGATGATAGCTCTGCCATTCGGAATGGCGATCAACCTCGAAGTGGTTCGTTCAAACCCGAACAGTTGTTAAGTACTTTCAATGGTCAAAATGCACAAGGTACTTGGACATTGCTTCCCGCTGATATTGTGGGGGCAGACCCTCTCTGTGTTTCGGGCTTTTCGATTACCATCAAAACGGGTATTCGTCAGCTACCTACTATTACTTGGTTTGCCGATTCAACTACTACTACAGTTTTGGCACAAGGACGAGAGTATATTCCTACCGTTTCGGCTTCGGGTGTTTACAAATACTATGTTACTGCTACCGTAATGGGTGCTTGTAGTAGCCCACGTATACCAGTGTCATTTACGATTGGTACTAGTAATATTCCAGCCCCTACTTTGGTGGCATTTCCAGTATCGCTTACTCAGGCTACTTCTATTGAAAACGAACAAAAGAAAGATATTAGAGTTGGGTTAATTATTAAAGAAGGAAAATATTTTATCAGCAATAATACAACCGAAATCTATATATCTGATCGCCCTCCATTAGTAAATCCTATTACGGTTTGTCCTGGCGAGAGCATCTTGTTGTTAGCTACCAATTGTGCTTCAGGCTTAGTGACGTGGTCGGATGGCCTTGCAGGTGCTGGCCGAATTGTTACAGCTCAACAAGCTTTATCGTTTACGGCAATTTGCCGAGAATCAGCCGATGGCTGTTCTTCAACGGTTTCGAGTGTTCAAAATATTTTGATGAATAATACCAATGTTTCGCTTACTACCGCTTTACCAAACAACCAAAAGCAAACTTTTAGAGGAAATAATGTTGTTTCAAACAAAGGTATTTCAACTGTAAACACCGACATTCAATTTACTGGTAGCCAATATATTGAACTTCGGGATGGGTTTTCTAGTGTTCAAGACTTTAAAGCACAAATCGGAGGATGCCCAACAGCAAATGTTCAGAATTCCGACAAATAG
- a CDS encoding MFS transporter: protein MNKDLSSKTTLQHLFSIPVIVAALGYFVDIYDLLLFGIVRVPSLQDLGLSKEQIGVIGKDILNWQMGGLLLGGILWGVLGDKKGRLSVLFGSILTYSIANIGCGFVQDTTTYAILRFIAGVGLAGELGAGITLVSEVLPKELRAVGSSLVAGIGLFGAVVAYFTVELFGSWRYAYFVGGGLGFVLLLLRISVFESGMFENIKHKTGVEKGNFFALFTNAERLSRYLKCIAIGMPTWFVIGILATFANEFGEKLGIPEEIKPGKAIMFCYIGLAVGDLSSGFISQWLHSRKKAVTILLVLTLICSLVFLYAGIQTASGLYTVCILSGFSVGYWAMFVTIGAEQFGTNLRATAATTIPNMVRGTVIGMTSLYTSLKPSLDVFNAASVVGFICFILAFYSILTIPETHGKDLDFLEE, encoded by the coding sequence ATGAACAAAGATCTTTCTTCTAAAACCACCCTCCAACATCTTTTTAGTATTCCTGTCATTGTAGCGGCATTGGGGTACTTTGTTGATATTTATGATTTATTATTATTTGGTATTGTTCGAGTACCCAGTTTACAAGATTTAGGGCTTTCAAAAGAACAGATTGGTGTCATTGGCAAAGACATTCTGAACTGGCAAATGGGAGGCCTACTGCTTGGAGGTATTCTTTGGGGTGTTTTAGGTGACAAAAAAGGACGTTTATCTGTTTTATTTGGCTCTATATTAACCTATTCGATTGCCAATATTGGTTGTGGATTTGTACAAGACACTACCACTTATGCTATTTTACGCTTTATTGCTGGCGTTGGTTTGGCTGGCGAATTGGGTGCTGGTATTACGCTTGTGTCGGAGGTATTGCCTAAAGAACTCCGTGCTGTAGGTTCGTCGTTGGTTGCAGGTATTGGTCTTTTTGGAGCAGTAGTTGCTTATTTTACTGTCGAGCTTTTTGGAAGCTGGCGATATGCCTACTTTGTAGGTGGGGGGTTAGGCTTTGTGCTTTTATTATTAAGAATCAGCGTATTTGAGTCGGGTATGTTTGAGAATATCAAGCACAAAACAGGTGTTGAAAAAGGTAACTTTTTTGCCCTATTTACCAATGCTGAACGACTTTCTAGGTATTTGAAATGTATTGCCATTGGTATGCCAACATGGTTTGTGATTGGTATTTTGGCCACATTTGCCAACGAATTTGGTGAAAAATTAGGTATTCCTGAAGAAATTAAACCTGGCAAAGCTATTATGTTTTGTTATATTGGTTTGGCGGTTGGCGACCTTTCGAGTGGATTTATTTCACAATGGCTACATTCTAGGAAAAAAGCCGTTACTATTTTGTTGGTACTAACCCTTATTTGTAGTCTTGTATTTTTGTATGCTGGTATCCAAACTGCTTCGGGCCTATATACCGTTTGTATTTTATCGGGCTTTTCGGTGGGTTATTGGGCTATGTTTGTCACTATTGGGGCAGAGCAATTTGGTACGAATTTGCGTGCTACAGCGGCAACCACTATTCCTAATATGGTACGTGGTACGGTAATAGGGATGACTTCATTGTACACTAGCCTCAAGCCTTCGCTCGATGTGTTTAATGCAGCCTCGGTAGTTGGTTTTATTTGCTTTATCTTGGCATTCTACTCAATCCTTACTATTCCTGAAACTCATGGAAAAGATTTAGACTTTTTAGAAGAATAA
- a CDS encoding DUF7935 family protein: MEIVADLVKVLIPASLVLGAMYLTISSFIKKDFDQKALDTKLQLDKTVIPIRLEAYERICLLLERVNPSHLLVRLSDTSLNVVSFQQLLISEIRAEFAHNFSQQVYMSDEAWLTVKNAINETISLINLAARELDGQASSIELSKKVFEILIQSQINATETALLLIKNEARNQFM; encoded by the coding sequence ATGGAAATAGTTGCCGATTTAGTAAAAGTATTAATACCTGCCAGCCTTGTTCTTGGGGCTATGTATCTCACTATTAGCTCTTTTATCAAAAAAGATTTTGACCAAAAAGCCCTCGATACCAAACTACAATTAGACAAAACTGTAATACCAATACGCCTTGAAGCATACGAGCGTATTTGTTTGCTGCTTGAGCGTGTCAATCCTAGCCATTTATTGGTACGCCTTTCCGACACCAGCCTGAATGTGGTTAGTTTTCAACAATTACTTATTAGCGAAATTCGAGCCGAATTTGCTCATAACTTTTCACAACAAGTGTACATGAGCGACGAAGCATGGCTTACTGTAAAAAATGCTATTAACGAAACCATTTCATTAATCAACCTTGCTGCTCGTGAGCTTGATGGGCAAGCTTCGTCGATTGAGCTTTCCAAAAAAGTTTTTGAAATACTCATTCAATCTCAAATTAATGCTACCGAAACAGCCTTGTTATTGATTAAAAATGAAGCTCGTAACCAATTTATGTAA
- a CDS encoding HesB/IscA family protein, with translation MNSTKIIPITITQNAKQEIQKALEIKGIPADYFLRVGLRGSACSATYIIGFDKKEEHDELYEIDGISLIINKHHLMYLIGVQLDFEEEGNGFTFIK, from the coding sequence ATGAATAGTACAAAAATAATTCCAATTACTATTACCCAAAACGCCAAGCAAGAAATTCAAAAAGCGTTAGAAATCAAAGGGATTCCTGCAGACTATTTTTTAAGGGTTGGCCTTCGTGGAAGTGCTTGTAGTGCTACCTACATTATTGGGTTCGATAAAAAAGAAGAACACGACGAACTTTATGAAATAGATGGAATTTCGCTCATTATCAATAAGCACCACCTGATGTACCTGATAGGTGTACAGTTAGATTTTGAAGAAGAGGGTAATGGATTCACTTTTATTAAATAA
- a CDS encoding Ppx/GppA phosphatase family protein, whose translation MKIAAIDIGSNAARMQISRVLENDGKISFKKVEYVRFALRLGHDVFNDGEISPESEVRIFKLLNAYKLLMDLHEVKDYLICATSAMREAGNANAIVTRIQNILDMKIHIIDGSKEAELINDVVVQALDDSNYLHIDVGGGSTELNIYSGRKKVASRSFKIGSVRLLEHKEREGDWEKMKKWIEMHIDPEKSEITAVGTGGNINKLFNLSVNHEKDTSISIKELTRLKDYVAGFTYEERINKLRLNADRADVIVPAAEIYLNAMKWAGAKYILVPDLGLKDGIIKMVYEKIQNRKKGA comes from the coding sequence ATGAAAATTGCTGCCATTGACATCGGCTCTAATGCCGCCAGAATGCAAATATCGAGGGTTCTCGAAAATGATGGTAAAATAAGTTTTAAAAAGGTAGAATACGTACGGTTTGCATTAAGACTTGGTCATGACGTTTTTAATGACGGAGAAATTAGCCCAGAATCGGAAGTAAGAATCTTTAAATTACTCAATGCCTATAAACTATTGATGGATTTGCACGAAGTAAAAGATTATTTGATCTGTGCAACTTCTGCCATGCGCGAGGCAGGCAATGCCAATGCTATAGTAACACGTATCCAAAATATTTTGGATATGAAAATTCATATTATCGACGGCTCAAAGGAAGCCGAGCTTATCAACGATGTGGTGGTGCAGGCTCTCGATGATAGCAATTATTTGCATATCGACGTAGGGGGAGGCTCTACCGAGCTTAATATTTATTCGGGGCGTAAAAAAGTGGCTTCTCGTTCGTTCAAAATCGGTTCTGTACGTTTGTTGGAACACAAAGAAAGAGAAGGCGACTGGGAGAAAATGAAGAAATGGATAGAAATGCATATCGATCCCGAAAAATCAGAAATTACAGCCGTAGGTACTGGTGGAAACATCAATAAGCTGTTTAACTTATCGGTTAATCATGAAAAAGATACTTCTATCTCTATCAAAGAACTTACTCGTCTGAAAGATTATGTAGCAGGGTTTACTTACGAAGAACGTATCAATAAACTACGCCTCAATGCCGACCGTGCCGACGTAATTGTGCCTGCGGCCGAAATCTACCTGAATGCCATGAAATGGGCTGGTGCCAAGTATATCTTAGTACCCGACCTTGGGCTTAAAGATGGGATTATCAAGATGGTGTACGAAAAAATTCAAAATCGTAAAAAAGGGGCTTAA
- a CDS encoding aldose 1-epimerase, whose protein sequence is MKITQQTFGRFKEYVLENPLTNEKVQILPELGGIIHQLSLHNTTGVHKVINCGNTQEELLASLLSYPSTHLFPWANRVKSGKYSFEGKEYQLPLNEVLLQNALHGFVYFSAFQVIETNTDAQKASLTIQYVYKGGYVGYPFPFQLNIQHTLSSKGLELHYQITNIGDSNLPISLGWHPYFSIEGETKNDWQVKFLSTHEYLLDAQMCPVDRLEKSYKNGFDLDGQTIDAVFAVEQHPIVEAVLSSKKQALNIHVWQEAAQQQFNYTVVYTPDTGNSIAIEPMTAPTNALNSTENLRVIAPQNTYSVRCGVYLS, encoded by the coding sequence ATGAAAATTACGCAACAAACCTTCGGCCGTTTTAAAGAGTATGTTCTCGAAAACCCTTTGACTAACGAAAAAGTACAAATCCTACCCGAGTTAGGAGGTATCATTCATCAATTAAGCCTTCACAATACCACTGGTGTTCATAAGGTGATTAATTGTGGAAATACCCAAGAAGAACTTTTGGCAAGCCTACTGTCGTACCCATCTACCCATCTTTTTCCTTGGGCTAATCGGGTAAAAAGTGGCAAATATTCGTTTGAAGGAAAAGAATATCAATTACCACTGAATGAAGTATTATTACAAAATGCTCTTCATGGCTTTGTGTATTTTTCTGCTTTTCAAGTAATAGAAACAAATACCGATGCCCAAAAAGCAAGCTTAACCATTCAGTATGTGTACAAAGGAGGCTATGTTGGGTATCCTTTTCCTTTTCAGCTCAATATCCAACATACTCTTTCGTCGAAAGGCTTAGAACTCCATTATCAGATTACCAATATTGGCGATAGCAATTTGCCGATTAGCTTGGGCTGGCATCCTTATTTTAGTATTGAGGGTGAAACTAAAAATGACTGGCAGGTAAAATTTCTCTCTACGCATGAGTACCTCCTCGATGCTCAGATGTGTCCTGTAGATAGACTAGAAAAAAGCTATAAAAATGGCTTTGATTTAGATGGACAAACGATTGATGCCGTATTTGCAGTAGAGCAACACCCAATTGTAGAAGCGGTTCTTTCTTCTAAAAAACAAGCGTTAAATATTCATGTTTGGCAAGAGGCAGCCCAACAGCAGTTTAATTATACAGTTGTGTATACGCCCGATACAGGCAACAGTATTGCTATTGAGCCTATGACTGCCCCAACCAACGCCCTAAACTCTACTGAAAACTTACGTGTTATAGCTCCTCAAAATACTTATTCGGTTCGATGTGGGGTTTATTTATCATAA
- a CDS encoding TIGR02757 family protein, which yields MNSYVAQLLDEKFHEFNRPNFIPNDPICIPHRFSLKQDIEIMGFWASILAWGQRKTIINKCNELVLLMDGAPYQFITQHQSSDLKRFLAFKHRTFNATDTLYFIEWFKNFYLSNDSLESAFSRFLQPNDTNIEKALLGFHQLFFSLDDYPQRTQKHIATPARKSSCKRINMFLRWMVRQDTMGVDFGIWQQIKPSQLVCPCDVHVDRVARKLGLIQRPKTDWLTALELTENLKSLDPTDPVKYDFALFGLGVEKEM from the coding sequence ATGAATTCTTACGTTGCCCAACTTCTGGACGAAAAGTTCCATGAGTTTAATAGACCCAACTTTATTCCAAACGACCCTATCTGTATTCCTCACAGGTTTTCCCTTAAACAAGATATTGAAATAATGGGCTTTTGGGCTTCAATTCTGGCATGGGGACAACGCAAAACCATTATCAATAAATGCAATGAATTGGTATTATTGATGGATGGAGCTCCTTATCAGTTTATTACTCAACACCAATCTTCCGATTTAAAACGTTTCTTGGCTTTTAAGCATCGTACTTTCAACGCTACTGATACCCTCTATTTTATAGAATGGTTCAAAAACTTTTACCTAAGTAACGATTCGCTAGAATCGGCTTTTAGTAGATTTTTGCAACCTAACGATACTAATATCGAAAAAGCTCTTTTGGGCTTTCATCAGCTTTTTTTTAGCTTGGACGACTACCCCCAACGCACCCAAAAGCATATTGCAACGCCTGCACGAAAATCGTCATGTAAACGCATTAATATGTTTTTGAGATGGATGGTTCGCCAGGATACCATGGGCGTAGACTTTGGTATTTGGCAACAAATCAAACCTTCCCAGTTGGTTTGTCCTTGCGACGTACATGTCGACCGAGTAGCTCGTAAGCTTGGCTTGATTCAACGCCCAAAAACCGATTGGCTTACAGCTCTGGAATTGACCGAAAACCTAAAATCACTAGACCCAACAGATCCTGTAAAATACGATTTTGCGTTGTTTGGCCTAGGTGTTGAAAAAGAAATGTAA
- a CDS encoding septal ring lytic transglycosylase RlpA family protein, giving the protein MLKTNANCTVMSYNQKSAYELLLTCMVVAGTSLTSLAEGIVKDSVGLSKEGGKTFVIYKVQPKQTLYSIVKKYGSSISEFKNANPGASETVKIGQLIRIPYKGLVASTPPSNAYPPRQDAAVVAQRVPMPSSTTSSPASASLPKTVTHVVEPGQGLYGIAAKYRISIGDIRRWNSLSSDNLEVGQVLIIDAAEYAKRANTTSTVGRNDILRVDPPSYPTPTSTQATMAPPLASTTPSEIDSKPTIETSRSLSGYKKTIETGLAELIDVEDKSGKYLALHRSAPVGTLVNVKNVANGQSIWVKVIGRLPDIGSDKVVIKLSPRAFEKLNPVDKRIKTEINYMTP; this is encoded by the coding sequence ATGTTAAAAACAAATGCCAATTGCACGGTTATGAGCTATAATCAAAAATCCGCTTATGAACTTTTACTAACCTGTATGGTTGTTGCAGGAACGTCTCTTACCTCTTTAGCTGAAGGAATTGTAAAAGATTCGGTTGGTTTAAGCAAAGAGGGTGGCAAAACTTTTGTCATATATAAAGTACAACCTAAACAAACTTTGTATTCTATCGTAAAAAAATACGGTAGCTCTATTTCTGAGTTCAAAAACGCCAACCCTGGAGCTTCTGAAACTGTAAAAATTGGGCAATTAATCCGTATTCCATATAAAGGGTTGGTGGCTAGTACGCCTCCAAGCAATGCGTATCCTCCTCGGCAAGATGCCGCTGTAGTTGCTCAGCGAGTTCCTATGCCTTCGTCAACAACCAGCTCTCCAGCATCTGCTAGTTTACCCAAAACAGTAACTCACGTTGTGGAACCTGGACAAGGGTTATACGGTATTGCAGCCAAATATAGAATTTCGATTGGTGATATTCGTAGATGGAACAGTTTGTCGTCGGACAACCTTGAGGTAGGCCAAGTATTGATTATAGATGCGGCTGAATATGCCAAAAGAGCCAATACTACTAGTACCGTTGGGCGTAACGATATATTGCGAGTAGACCCACCAAGTTACCCAACTCCTACAAGCACACAGGCTACTATGGCACCTCCTTTGGCCTCAACAACGCCTTCGGAAATAGATAGTAAACCCACTATCGAAACAAGTCGCTCGTTATCTGGTTATAAAAAGACAATCGAGACTGGCCTAGCAGAGTTGATTGACGTAGAAGACAAATCGGGTAAGTATTTGGCACTTCACCGCTCGGCTCCTGTGGGAACTTTAGTAAATGTAAAAAATGTTGCTAATGGACAGAGTATTTGGGTGAAGGTGATTGGAAGACTTCCCGACATTGGCTCTGACAAAGTAGTAATCAAGTTGTCGCCAAGGGCTTTTGAAAAACTCAACCCTGTCGATAAAAGAATTAAAACAGAAATTAATTACATGACTCCATAA
- a CDS encoding DUF4905 domain-containing protein: MRQLFEHSFPAKIWNIKFDDQFLVTELRDDITRKVYFATIDLHSGELLWQQPSPNKTWWQSLVEVQQGYANIVEFSADSKPEVIDNYYIELQSGNRVEQSSKILGFEGKNTVLALHPLHYTDDNEFFPAIFKFLYRLLSIDIQKGVDYLEYKDKIIISYYLYCENKLCNYLLVVNRKREILLHELIAESEGLGISTFTIKPEILLYVKNKCQLHGYEL, from the coding sequence GTGAGACAATTATTTGAACATTCTTTTCCCGCAAAAATATGGAATATCAAGTTTGATGACCAGTTTCTTGTGACAGAATTAAGAGATGATATTACCCGAAAGGTGTATTTTGCAACAATAGATTTACACTCAGGCGAATTATTATGGCAACAGCCTAGCCCCAACAAAACATGGTGGCAAAGTTTGGTAGAAGTACAGCAAGGGTATGCCAATATTGTTGAGTTTTCGGCCGATTCTAAGCCCGAAGTAATTGATAATTACTACATTGAACTCCAATCGGGCAATCGTGTAGAACAAAGTAGTAAAATTTTGGGTTTTGAGGGAAAAAACACCGTTTTGGCTTTACATCCTTTGCATTATACAGACGATAATGAGTTTTTTCCAGCAATATTCAAATTTTTGTATCGTTTACTAAGTATTGACATCCAAAAAGGTGTAGATTATCTCGAATATAAGGACAAGATTATTATTTCTTATTATCTTTACTGTGAAAATAAACTCTGTAATTACCTACTTGTCGTAAATCGAAAACGTGAAATTCTGCTTCATGAGCTAATTGCTGAGTCCGAAGGTTTGGGTATAAGCACCTTTACTATAAAACCCGAAATTCTGTTATATGTTAAAAACAAATGCCAATTGCACGGTTATGAGCTATAA
- the kdsB gene encoding 3-deoxy-manno-octulosonate cytidylyltransferase: MKILGIIPARYASTRFPAKPLVDIAGKSMIQRVYEQAQQAQVLSKVVVATDDKRIYDHVLSFGGNVVMTSTEHPSGTDRCFEAYTRVWEEEQLAAKDTLVPYNYVINIQGDEPFIQPEQISILADSLDGTTELATLIKQIEDETTLFNPNTPKVIFDNHYQAIYFSRQTIPYLRGVEKGQWLGLYKYYKHIGIYAYRTDILAQITQLPMALLEQAESLEQLRWLANGFKIKVAITPYDSFGIDAPDDLQEALRRLS, translated from the coding sequence ATTAAAATTTTAGGAATTATCCCGGCTCGATACGCCTCTACTCGTTTTCCTGCCAAGCCCTTGGTAGATATTGCTGGCAAATCCATGATTCAACGGGTGTATGAGCAAGCCCAACAAGCCCAAGTTTTGTCGAAGGTAGTTGTTGCTACCGACGATAAGCGAATTTATGACCATGTTTTGTCTTTTGGTGGAAATGTTGTGATGACCTCTACCGAGCACCCTAGTGGCACTGATAGATGCTTTGAAGCTTATACTCGTGTTTGGGAAGAAGAACAGTTGGCTGCAAAAGATACCTTAGTGCCTTACAACTATGTTATCAATATTCAGGGCGATGAGCCTTTTATTCAGCCTGAACAAATTAGTATTTTGGCCGATAGCTTAGATGGCACAACCGAATTGGCTACTTTAATCAAACAGATTGAAGATGAAACAACGCTTTTTAACCCCAACACCCCCAAGGTTATTTTCGACAATCATTATCAGGCTATTTACTTTAGCCGTCAGACTATCCCGTATTTGCGGGGTGTCGAAAAAGGGCAATGGCTGGGTTTGTATAAGTATTATAAACATATTGGTATCTATGCGTATCGTACCGATATTTTGGCTCAAATAACCCAACTTCCTATGGCATTGCTCGAACAGGCTGAGTCGCTGGAGCAACTCCGTTGGTTGGCCAATGGGTTCAAAATTAAGGTAGCGATTACTCCATACGATAGCTTTGGAATAGATGCCCCCGACGACCTGCAAGAGGCTTTGAGGCGACTGTCGTAA